A single window of Ananas comosus cultivar F153 linkage group 17, ASM154086v1, whole genome shotgun sequence DNA harbors:
- the LOC109723008 gene encoding uncharacterized protein LOC109723008 isoform X2: MDITFHDARKLWSLIWYEEGLIDKKRRWLQSTSSNSDGTQKRQKRPKFLTDAYLPESDLRSDQVAYENVKANIDRSFGESYSKHHVVQDYQQLLDTHMKTSDSLDQSSFFKTFSSMISDLSNDALCAVANTVTNNNLSFEKTRPRMKRIIKNYLPVFFSDSNVNSNLVKIQQLWQVFSNPYNLRKKPLTLITPISPPLLSSIQKTLEGLEEMTLQELVAVNRKLRGVTVVPQCPPVIAGKRDLLIERVRKRSNKLIGRLEGRLYLPKQLAKALSVVQLSLKHKSRRVDISTSEFFPFSLETVALQNDILKALWLMPIVKHDEIKLLQPQLDPKAKVPMKSFRHALRKYLLEFLFQCDEINLPDEALGALAFINRKSRRQPCIFAKEIREEEVEAVLNISCQLKAVISSLRPCISTDDECADAYFSGLGIDEDRESNDFELCGNNYFMNSVDCDQQVYGSCSNDILEATADSRPAFTDSFTNDDSFTQLSEAVRFLTGNVKVKTELQLDADAETFDNCSEVSKKPYAQYASQQTGSRIEMLREALTHGTAHITKKCKLEEDDHVKVSSCPEESKEVYPKSDLLRNVNQSETEVQEICDETALLAHRLIGCMLDKFIQAEGREVDELARHYLRDGSSPLVDHQGCKGSFKASKQNSRAGVLIDAVEDILPSLPKRCAINLLYLVSN, translated from the exons ATGGATATTACTTTTCATGACGCGAGGAAGTTATGGTCGCTTATCTGGTACGAAGAAGGTCTGATTGATAAGAAACGAAG GTGGTTGCAGTCGACAAGTTCTAATTCTGACGGTACTCAAAAGAGACAGAAAAGACCGAAGTTTTTAACTGACGC GTACTTACCAGAATCAGACTTGAGAAGTGATCAG GTAGCTTATGAGAATGTAAAAGCTAATATTGATAGAAGCTTTGGAGAAAGCTATAGCAAACACCATGTGGTTCAGGACTATCAGCAACTCCTTGACACCCACATGAAAACGAGCGACTCTTTAGACCAATCCAGTTTCTTCAAGACCTTTTCCTCCATGATTAGTGACTTAAGCAATGATGCACTATGCGCTGTAGCTAACACTGTTACCAACAACAATTTGAGCTTCGAGAAAACGCGTCCAAGGATGAAAAGAATTATAAAGAACTATCTTCcagtttttttttcagattcaaATGTCAACAGTAACCTGGTGAAAATTCAACAGTTATGGCAAGTTTTCAGCAACCCGTACAACCTTCGCAAGAAACCTCTGACACTCATCACTCCAATCTCGCCGCCGCTTCTTTCATCTATTCAGAAGACCTTGGAAGGACTCGAGGAAATGACGCTTCAGGAACTTGTTGCAGTGAATAGAAAGCTTAGAGGTGTCACAGTAGTCCCTCAATGTCCACCTGTTATTGCTGGTAAAAGGGATTTGCTTATCGAACGTGTCAGGAAAAGATCTAATAAACTTATAGGAAGACTAGAGGGGCGACTTTATCTGCCTAAGCAATTAGCAAAAGCATTATCTGTTGTGCAATTGTCTCTAAAACATAAATCAAGACGTGTTGATATATCGACATCCGAGTTTTTCCCCTTCTCTCTGGAAACCGTGGCCTTGCAGAATGATATTTTAAAGGCTCTTTGGTTGATGCCAATAGTTAAACATGATGAGATTAAGCTTTTGCAACCTCAATTGGATCCAAAAGCCAAAGTACCGATGAAAAGTTTTAGACATGCtcttagaaaatatttattggAGTTTTTGTTCCAGTGTGACGAAATAAATTTGCCGGATGAGGCGCTAGGCGCTCTTGCTTTTATCAACAGGAAGTCGAGACGACAGCCATGCATATTTGCAAAAGAGATACGAGAAGAGGAGGTAGAAGCTGTATTAAATATAAGCTGTCAGCTAAAAGCTGTCATTTCAAGCTTGCGCCCATGTATTAGTACAGATGATGAATGTGCGGATGCATATTTTTCCGGGTTAGGGATCGATGAGGATCGTGAAAGTAATGATTTTGAATTATGTGGAAATAACTATTTCATGAACTCTGTCGATTGTGATCAGCAAGTGTATGGGTCTTGTTCAAATGACATATTAGAGGCTACAGCGGATTCAAGGCCTGCTTTCACTGATTCTTTCACAAACGATGATTCTTTTACCCAGCTTTCCGAGGCTGTCAGATTTTTAACTGGCAATGTCAAAGTAAAGACTGAATTACAGCTGGATGCAGATGCAGAAACTTTTGATAATTGTTCTGAGGTGTCGAAAAAACCATATGCTCAATATGCTTCTCAGCAAACTGGAAGTAGAATTGAAATGCTTCGTGAGGCTCTTACTCATGGTACTGCTCATATTACAAAGAAGTGTAAATTAGAGGAGGATGATCATGTAAAAGTTTCCAGTTGCCCGGAGGAGTCAAaagaagtttaccctaaaagtGACCTTCTGAGAAATGTAAACCAGAGTGAAACTGAAGTCCAGGAAATCTGCGATGAGACTGCATTGCTTGCCCACCGGCTTATAGGCTGTATGCTGGATAAATTTATACAGGCAGAAGGCAGGGAAGTAGATGAGTTGGCAAGACATTATCTTAGAGATGGTTCATCACCTCTTGTTGATCATCAAG GTTGCAAAGGCTCGTTtaaagcttcaaagcaaaattcAAGGGCTGGCGTTCTTATTGATGCTGTAGAAGATATCCTTCCTTCTTTACCGAAAAG ATGTGCTATAAACCTGCTCTATTTGGTGAGCAATTGA
- the LOC109723008 gene encoding uncharacterized protein LOC109723008 isoform X1, producing the protein MDITFHDARKLWSLIWYEEGLIDKKRRWLQSTSSNSDGTQKRQKRPKFLTDAYLPESDLRSDQVAYENVKANIDRSFGESYSKHHVVQDYQQLLDTHMKTSDSLDQSSFFKTFSSMISDLSNDALCAVANTVTNNNLSFEKTRPRMKRIIKNYLPVFFSDSNVNSNLVKIQQLWQVFSNPYNLRKKPLTLITPISPPLLSSIQKTLEGLEEMTLQELVAVNRKLRGVTVVPQCPPVIAGKRDLLIERVRKRSNKLIGRLEGRLYLPKQLAKALSVVQLSLKHKSRRVDISTSEFFPFSLETVALQNDILKALWLMPIVKHDEIKLLQPQLDPKAKVPMKSFRHALRKYLLEFLFQCDEINLPDEALGALAFINRKSRRQPCIFAKEIREEEVEAVLNISCQLKAVISSLRPCISTDDECADAYFSGLGIDEDRESNDFELCGNNYFMNSVDCDQQVYGSCSNDILEATADSRPAFTDSFTNDDSFTQLSEAVRFLTGNVKVKTELQLDADAETFDNCSEVSKKPYAQYASQQTGSRIEMLREALTHGTAHITKKCKLEEDDHVKVSSCPEESKEVYPKSDLLRNVNQSETEVQEICDETALLAHRLIGCMLDKFIQAEGREVDELARHYLRDGSSPLVDHQGCKGSFKASKQNSRAGVLIDAVEDILPSLPKSCIERLTELLELP; encoded by the exons ATGGATATTACTTTTCATGACGCGAGGAAGTTATGGTCGCTTATCTGGTACGAAGAAGGTCTGATTGATAAGAAACGAAG GTGGTTGCAGTCGACAAGTTCTAATTCTGACGGTACTCAAAAGAGACAGAAAAGACCGAAGTTTTTAACTGACGC GTACTTACCAGAATCAGACTTGAGAAGTGATCAG GTAGCTTATGAGAATGTAAAAGCTAATATTGATAGAAGCTTTGGAGAAAGCTATAGCAAACACCATGTGGTTCAGGACTATCAGCAACTCCTTGACACCCACATGAAAACGAGCGACTCTTTAGACCAATCCAGTTTCTTCAAGACCTTTTCCTCCATGATTAGTGACTTAAGCAATGATGCACTATGCGCTGTAGCTAACACTGTTACCAACAACAATTTGAGCTTCGAGAAAACGCGTCCAAGGATGAAAAGAATTATAAAGAACTATCTTCcagtttttttttcagattcaaATGTCAACAGTAACCTGGTGAAAATTCAACAGTTATGGCAAGTTTTCAGCAACCCGTACAACCTTCGCAAGAAACCTCTGACACTCATCACTCCAATCTCGCCGCCGCTTCTTTCATCTATTCAGAAGACCTTGGAAGGACTCGAGGAAATGACGCTTCAGGAACTTGTTGCAGTGAATAGAAAGCTTAGAGGTGTCACAGTAGTCCCTCAATGTCCACCTGTTATTGCTGGTAAAAGGGATTTGCTTATCGAACGTGTCAGGAAAAGATCTAATAAACTTATAGGAAGACTAGAGGGGCGACTTTATCTGCCTAAGCAATTAGCAAAAGCATTATCTGTTGTGCAATTGTCTCTAAAACATAAATCAAGACGTGTTGATATATCGACATCCGAGTTTTTCCCCTTCTCTCTGGAAACCGTGGCCTTGCAGAATGATATTTTAAAGGCTCTTTGGTTGATGCCAATAGTTAAACATGATGAGATTAAGCTTTTGCAACCTCAATTGGATCCAAAAGCCAAAGTACCGATGAAAAGTTTTAGACATGCtcttagaaaatatttattggAGTTTTTGTTCCAGTGTGACGAAATAAATTTGCCGGATGAGGCGCTAGGCGCTCTTGCTTTTATCAACAGGAAGTCGAGACGACAGCCATGCATATTTGCAAAAGAGATACGAGAAGAGGAGGTAGAAGCTGTATTAAATATAAGCTGTCAGCTAAAAGCTGTCATTTCAAGCTTGCGCCCATGTATTAGTACAGATGATGAATGTGCGGATGCATATTTTTCCGGGTTAGGGATCGATGAGGATCGTGAAAGTAATGATTTTGAATTATGTGGAAATAACTATTTCATGAACTCTGTCGATTGTGATCAGCAAGTGTATGGGTCTTGTTCAAATGACATATTAGAGGCTACAGCGGATTCAAGGCCTGCTTTCACTGATTCTTTCACAAACGATGATTCTTTTACCCAGCTTTCCGAGGCTGTCAGATTTTTAACTGGCAATGTCAAAGTAAAGACTGAATTACAGCTGGATGCAGATGCAGAAACTTTTGATAATTGTTCTGAGGTGTCGAAAAAACCATATGCTCAATATGCTTCTCAGCAAACTGGAAGTAGAATTGAAATGCTTCGTGAGGCTCTTACTCATGGTACTGCTCATATTACAAAGAAGTGTAAATTAGAGGAGGATGATCATGTAAAAGTTTCCAGTTGCCCGGAGGAGTCAAaagaagtttaccctaaaagtGACCTTCTGAGAAATGTAAACCAGAGTGAAACTGAAGTCCAGGAAATCTGCGATGAGACTGCATTGCTTGCCCACCGGCTTATAGGCTGTATGCTGGATAAATTTATACAGGCAGAAGGCAGGGAAGTAGATGAGTTGGCAAGACATTATCTTAGAGATGGTTCATCACCTCTTGTTGATCATCAAG GTTGCAAAGGCTCGTTtaaagcttcaaagcaaaattcAAGGGCTGGCGTTCTTATTGATGCTGTAGAAGATATCCTTCCTTCTTTACCGAAAAG TTGTATCGAAAGATTAACGGAATTGCTTGAGCTTCCTTAG
- the LOC109723008 gene encoding uncharacterized protein LOC109723008 isoform X3: protein MDITFHDARKLWSLIWYEEGLIDKKRRWLQSTSSNSDGTQKRQKRPKFLTDAYLPESDLRSDQLWQVFSNPYNLRKKPLTLITPISPPLLSSIQKTLEGLEEMTLQELVAVNRKLRGVTVVPQCPPVIAGKRDLLIERVRKRSNKLIGRLEGRLYLPKQLAKALSVVQLSLKHKSRRVDISTSEFFPFSLETVALQNDILKALWLMPIVKHDEIKLLQPQLDPKAKVPMKSFRHALRKYLLEFLFQCDEINLPDEALGALAFINRKSRRQPCIFAKEIREEEVEAVLNISCQLKAVISSLRPCISTDDECADAYFSGLGIDEDRESNDFELCGNNYFMNSVDCDQQVYGSCSNDILEATADSRPAFTDSFTNDDSFTQLSEAVRFLTGNVKVKTELQLDADAETFDNCSEVSKKPYAQYASQQTGSRIEMLREALTHGTAHITKKCKLEEDDHVKVSSCPEESKEVYPKSDLLRNVNQSETEVQEICDETALLAHRLIGCMLDKFIQAEGREVDELARHYLRDGSSPLVDHQGCKGSFKASKQNSRAGVLIDAVEDILPSLPKSCIERLTELLELP from the exons ATGGATATTACTTTTCATGACGCGAGGAAGTTATGGTCGCTTATCTGGTACGAAGAAGGTCTGATTGATAAGAAACGAAG GTGGTTGCAGTCGACAAGTTCTAATTCTGACGGTACTCAAAAGAGACAGAAAAGACCGAAGTTTTTAACTGACGC GTACTTACCAGAATCAGACTTGAGAAGTGATCAG TTATGGCAAGTTTTCAGCAACCCGTACAACCTTCGCAAGAAACCTCTGACACTCATCACTCCAATCTCGCCGCCGCTTCTTTCATCTATTCAGAAGACCTTGGAAGGACTCGAGGAAATGACGCTTCAGGAACTTGTTGCAGTGAATAGAAAGCTTAGAGGTGTCACAGTAGTCCCTCAATGTCCACCTGTTATTGCTGGTAAAAGGGATTTGCTTATCGAACGTGTCAGGAAAAGATCTAATAAACTTATAGGAAGACTAGAGGGGCGACTTTATCTGCCTAAGCAATTAGCAAAAGCATTATCTGTTGTGCAATTGTCTCTAAAACATAAATCAAGACGTGTTGATATATCGACATCCGAGTTTTTCCCCTTCTCTCTGGAAACCGTGGCCTTGCAGAATGATATTTTAAAGGCTCTTTGGTTGATGCCAATAGTTAAACATGATGAGATTAAGCTTTTGCAACCTCAATTGGATCCAAAAGCCAAAGTACCGATGAAAAGTTTTAGACATGCtcttagaaaatatttattggAGTTTTTGTTCCAGTGTGACGAAATAAATTTGCCGGATGAGGCGCTAGGCGCTCTTGCTTTTATCAACAGGAAGTCGAGACGACAGCCATGCATATTTGCAAAAGAGATACGAGAAGAGGAGGTAGAAGCTGTATTAAATATAAGCTGTCAGCTAAAAGCTGTCATTTCAAGCTTGCGCCCATGTATTAGTACAGATGATGAATGTGCGGATGCATATTTTTCCGGGTTAGGGATCGATGAGGATCGTGAAAGTAATGATTTTGAATTATGTGGAAATAACTATTTCATGAACTCTGTCGATTGTGATCAGCAAGTGTATGGGTCTTGTTCAAATGACATATTAGAGGCTACAGCGGATTCAAGGCCTGCTTTCACTGATTCTTTCACAAACGATGATTCTTTTACCCAGCTTTCCGAGGCTGTCAGATTTTTAACTGGCAATGTCAAAGTAAAGACTGAATTACAGCTGGATGCAGATGCAGAAACTTTTGATAATTGTTCTGAGGTGTCGAAAAAACCATATGCTCAATATGCTTCTCAGCAAACTGGAAGTAGAATTGAAATGCTTCGTGAGGCTCTTACTCATGGTACTGCTCATATTACAAAGAAGTGTAAATTAGAGGAGGATGATCATGTAAAAGTTTCCAGTTGCCCGGAGGAGTCAAaagaagtttaccctaaaagtGACCTTCTGAGAAATGTAAACCAGAGTGAAACTGAAGTCCAGGAAATCTGCGATGAGACTGCATTGCTTGCCCACCGGCTTATAGGCTGTATGCTGGATAAATTTATACAGGCAGAAGGCAGGGAAGTAGATGAGTTGGCAAGACATTATCTTAGAGATGGTTCATCACCTCTTGTTGATCATCAAG GTTGCAAAGGCTCGTTtaaagcttcaaagcaaaattcAAGGGCTGGCGTTCTTATTGATGCTGTAGAAGATATCCTTCCTTCTTTACCGAAAAG TTGTATCGAAAGATTAACGGAATTGCTTGAGCTTCCTTAG
- the LOC109723010 gene encoding BTB/POZ domain-containing protein At1g67900, which produces MKFMKLGTRPDTFITTEATRSVSSEVSTDLKIKVQNRLYLLHKFPLLSKCLHLQTLCAAESTAGAADHAIIELPAFPGGADAFEICAKFCYEITVTLSAANVVPVRCAAEYLQMTEAADCGNLIAKIEVFFKSCILPRWKDTLVALQCTRQYAASCEELRITGRCVDSIAMMIADETSSSEGRWAEDICVLGIDHYWRIMVAVKSAGTVSNKIIGDALYLYTRKWLPIMQIPENSDSESESLKEITSKHRLLLERVVSLLPAEKGAVSCSFLLNLLKAVNILDASVSSKMELARRVGVQLEEATVADLLIPSRSSAIETLHDVDIVMSILQEFMLQEQSPPTSPMRVKLKCEKRRPRSVENAEFENSRRSSSATHGSKLKVTKLIDGYLAEIAKDANLPIEKVTALAEAVPEFARPCHDDLYRAIDIYLRAHPALDKSAKKRLCRVLDCRKLSVETCIHAVQNDILPLRVVVQVLYFYERARAAMPGDGAAELTRGIRALLAKSSAEDEKEEQEQEQEQEEDSEIRRFRKGALLDDQWSISGAKYHPKMKLSALMKLDELDDDVAPREGLFRSTSSRIKALCAIPSKPNWFLSKLRNVNRSITERH; this is translated from the exons ATGAAGTTTATGAAGCTCGGAACTCGCCCCGATACCTTCATCACCACAGAAGCTACAAG ATCAGTTTCTTCAGAAGTTTCAACTGATCTCAAAATCAAGGTCCAAAATAGATTATATCTACTCCACAAg TTCCCTCTGCTGTCCAAATGCTTGCACCTGCAAACACTCTGCGCCGCAGAATCGACCGCAGGGGCCGCCGATCACGCCATCATCGAGCTGCCGGCCTTCCCGGGGGGCGCAGACGCCTTCGAGATCTGCGCGAAGTTCTGCTACGAAATTACCGTCACTCTCAGCGCCGCCAACGTCGTGCCCGTCCGCTGCGCTGCGGAGTACCTGCAGATGACCGAGGCGGCCGACTGCGGCAACCTCATCGCCAAAATTGAGGTGTTCTTCAAGTCATGTATCCTGCCGAGATGGAAGGACACTCTTGTGGCACTGCAGTGCACTAGGCAATATGCCGCTTCGTGCGAGGAGCTCCGGATCACCGGGCGGTGCGTGGATTCGATTGCTATGATGATCGCGGACGAGACTAGCTCATCGGAAGGGCGGTGGGCCGAGGACATATGCGTACTCGGTATCGATCATTACTGGAGAATCATGGTAGCGGTAAAATCCGCGGGAACTGTCTCAAACAAGATCATTGGGGACGCATTGTATCTCTACACCCGGAAATGGCTACCGATTATGCAGATCCCCGAGAATTCGGATTCGGAGTCGGAGTCTCTCAAGGAGATCACTTCGAAACACAGGTTGCTGCTGGAGAGAGTAGTGAGCTTGTTACCTGCGGAGAAAGGCGCGGTCTCGTGTTCTTTCTTACTCAACCTTCTTAAGGCCGTGAACATACTCGATGCATCGGTATCTTCAAAGATGGAATTGGCGCGGAGGGTCGGTGTTCAGCTGGAGGAGGCGACCGTCGCCGATCTCTTGATCCCTTCTCGATCGAGCGCCATCGAGACTCTTCACGACGTCGATATAGTGATGAGTATATTGCAGGAATTCATGCTCCAAGAGCAGAGCCCGCCGACTAGTCCCATGAGAGTGAAGCTCAAGTGCGAGAAAAGACGGCCGCGGTCGGTGGAGAATGCAGAATTCGAGAATAGCCGGCGATCGTCTTCGGCGACGCACGGATCCAAGCTAAAGGTCACAAAGCTCATCGACGGTTACCTCGCAGAGATCGCGAAAGACGCGAATTTGCCAATAGAGAAGGTGACCGCTCTCGCTGAAGCCGTGCCGGAGTTCGCCAGGCCATGCCACGACGATCTCTACAGAGCAATCGACATCTACCTTCGG GCACACCCTGCTCTCGATAAGAGCGCGAAGAAACGGTTATGCCGCGTATTGGATTGCAGAAAACTGTCTGTCGAAACCTGCATCCATGCCGTCCAGAACGACATTCTGCCGCTGAGGGTCGTAGTTCAAGTCCTCTACTTCTACGAAAGAGCTCGTGCCGCCATGCCTGGCGACGGTGCAGCCGAGCTTACGCGCGGAATAAGAGCTCTGCTCGCTAAGTCGAGTGCAGAAGATGAGAAAGAAGAACAAGAGCAGGAGCAAGAGCAAGAAGAAGATTCGGAGATTCGACGGTTCAGAAAGGGGGCTCTACTGGATGATCAATGGAGCATCTCGGGCGCCAAGTACCACCCGAAGATGAAGCTGTCGGCGCTGATGAAGCTCGATGAGCTCGACgacgacgtcgcgccgcgagaAGGCTTGTTCAGGAGCACTTCTTCAAGGATCAAAGCCTTGTGTGCCATTCCTTCGAAACCGAATTGGTTCCTCAGTAAACTGAGGAATGTGAATAGAAGCATCACAGAGAGGCACTGA
- the LOC109722734 gene encoding LOW QUALITY PROTEIN: F-box protein At1g70590 (The sequence of the model RefSeq protein was modified relative to this genomic sequence to represent the inferred CDS: inserted 2 bases in 1 codon) — MDRHHRTWPSPSSAPHFASLHPRRPQHHHKRRKPTTLLDPKPSPPPPPPPASSSSSSSNFGDLPFDLLARVAAALDARDLRAASMVCRAWGRALRPLREAVVLLRRGKRFKHXAAAMVDVGLMYWEMGNRDEAREMYRKASELGHPVGQCNLGLSYLEADMLKLEEAVEWFYQAAKSGNARAQYNLALCLHKGRGVKCNMKEAAKWYLQAAEGGNVRGMYNTALCYSSGEGFPQNSKSAKTWMKLAADCGHRKALYERGIELFSSKDWTRALVYLELATRAGETAASHTRDVIVESLPPERREEALQLVDKWKPLQFHRRVHKTNC; from the exons ATGGATCGCCACCACCGCACATggccctccccctcctccgccccccACTTCGCCTCCCTCCACCCTCGCCGCCCCCAACACCACCACAAGAGGCGTAAACCCACCACCCTCCTCGATCCCaaaccctctcctcctcctccccctccccctgcatcgtcgtcgtcgtcgtcctccaaCTTCGGAGACCTCCCCTTCGACCTCCTCgcgcgcgtcgccgccgcgcTCGACGCCCGCGACCTCCGCGCCGCGAGCATGGTGTGCCGCGCGTGGGGCCGCGCGCTGCGGCCGCTGCGCGAGGCTGTGGTGCTCCTCCGACGGGGCAAGCGCTTCAAGCA GGCCGCCGCCATGGTCGACGTGGGGCTGATGTATTGGGAGATGGGGAACCGGGACGAGGCGAGGGAGATGTATAGGAAGGCCTCGGAGCTAGGGCATCCCGTGGGGCAGTGCAATCTCGGGCTTTCTTACTTGGAAG CTGATATGCTGAAGCTGGAGGAAGCAGTCGAATGGTTTTATCAAGCAGCTAAATCAGGAAATGCGCGTGCTCAATATAACTTGGCACTCTGTCTGCACAAGGGTCGTGGAGTCAAGTGCAATATGAAAGAAGCT GCAAAATGGTACTTGCAAGCTGCAGAGGGAGGGAATGTCCGTGGAATGTATAACACTGCCTTGTGTTATTCCTCAGGTGAAGGATTCCCGCAAAACTCTAAATCTGCAAAGACTTGGATGAAGCTTGCGGCGGACTGCGGCCACCGGAAAGCTCTATATGAGCGCGGCATCGAGCTATTCTCG TCGAAGGATTGGACGAGGGCTCTCGTGTACCTGGAACTGGCTACGCGAGCAGGAGAAACCGCTGCTTCACATACGAGGGATGTGATTGTTGAATCACTCCCACCGGAGAGACGAGAGGAGGCCCTGCAATTGGTCGACAAATGGAAGCCACTGCAGTTTCATCGCCGAGTTCATAAAACTAATTGTTGA